The sequence below is a genomic window from Equus caballus isolate H_3958 breed thoroughbred chromosome 11, TB-T2T, whole genome shotgun sequence.
gagtatagaaatgctactgatttatgcaaattgattttataccctgcaactttgctgtagttgttgattacttctaacagttttccaatggattctttggggttttctatatataagatcatgtcgtctgcaaacagcgagagtttcacttcttccctccctatttggattccttttattcctttttcttgcctgattgctctggccaggacctccagtactatgttaaataagagtggtgatagagggcatccttgtctcgtttctgttttcagagggatggggttcagtttttgcccattgagtatgatgttggctatgggtttgtcgtatatggcctttattatgttgaggtagtttccttctatgcccattttgttcagagtttttatcataaatggctgttggatcttgtcaaatgcagaGGCCAGCTTTTGACATGACTTGGTGTAGAGGAAGCTGGACCAGGAGCTGGTGCAATAGAGGAGACTTTTCAAGGTCCCATTCAGCCATAGAGAGTTGGAAGCTCTGAGAACACAAACTGTCTGATTTGTTTTTTCCACTGACTCTTAGAAGGACTGTCATGCACAAGGTCAACATCTGAGGCCAATTCCAATGCCTCTGGAATGAGAGTAGGGGCTTCCCCAGTTGTCAGGAGAGGCTGTCTGTCTGAAAGCCCAAGTGAATCCACAGAGGGGTCATCCCCTGCCCTTGGGCTGGGCGGGATGTTGCTTCTTTCCAGCTCTTCCTCTTCAGGGCAAGGCAGCAGCCTGCCCCAGCGCCCCATTTCCCTAGCCTCCCATCCTCTCCTCCAGTACTTGATGCAGGAACTGGGGCCGTATGAAAGAACACGATCCTACTGATCCCAAGATTTTCAGGGGCCCCCTTTCCCATCCACACGAGCCCATGCAGGAGACCTAAGCCATTACTAGACTCCTCCCCCACAGGACAGCAATGCTCTGAAGCTCTAGGGTCGGGTCCTGGGGATTTCTCCAACCCATTTTATGAAAGTCTTCAATcagaggggtgggggagacagagcACAAAGAAACCATTGTTGGAAGCATCAAGAACTTCTTCTACAAAAAGGGCAAAGGCACCCCTGGCATTGATGCAGGTAACAAGTGCCTGAAACATTTCTTCTGACCCCTAAAACACTAGTTCCCTTGGTTTTGTGCAAATCAACAaggattttttaatatatcaaagTCTGCAGCCACCAGCACTGGGCACACTGATATATCCTCAGTGATAACCCAGGGGCAGCCCCTAATCGTGCAAGCTGTTCCAGCTGTCAGACAAAGAGCTGTATTAAATCCACCTTGGAGTTAAATTAGCCTTCTGTTCCAGTTGTTTGAAACTGGCACAGTTAGCTGTAGTCCTGCATAGATCATCACTCCTTTAACCAGAATTTTTGGTTAGCCAGAATACTTCCACCCCTCTCAAGCCTAATAGCTGAGTTCAccatattttttaagtaataacCCACTTAAAGTTTTTAGACCACTAAGTCTTACGATTGTTCATAGtaggcatttcttttttctttcttactttttttttttttgcagaggaagatttgccctgagctaacagctgttaacaatcttccctctgtttttcctccccaaagccccagtacattgttCTATCttctagttgtcggtccttccagttcttgtatgtgagccaccaccacagcaagaCTACTGACAGTTGAGTGGGGTGGTTCTgctcccaggaactgaacctgggccactgaagcagagcatgctgaactttaaccactaggccatcagggctggctccatggtaGGCGTTTctgaaatacaaatattaaagTCACATGAGCcactcacagagacagagaaggctGGAGGAGCCTCAGAGCTCCTGATTATGGTCACAGGTCATCACCCTGGCATTGGTTTCTCCACCAACTTGGTCCAAAGCACTTACTTCTTCTGCCCAGGAAAGGGGCTGGAGCCCATTGAGGCAAAGCTGCAAGCCCTGAGCTTCGTGCAAGTGTGATAGAGGCCAGGAGAGGGCATGGAGGGTCATCAGAGAGGCAGAGGCAAGGAGGCTGAGAATCTGCACCCAGGCTGCACAGAACTGCCACCGCCCCCTGCTCTGCCCTTAATGCTCTTACCCAGACACCGCCAGACAAAGCGGCAGGGGTGGGGTCTGCCCCTCTCAGACCCATCAGACCCGGGGCAATTCTTGAGTGATGCTGACAGATGCCTGGCCTGACTTCTCCTAAATGAGCATCTTGTTGGTCCTGGACTTGTCCAGGCTGAGGCCTGGGTGTGACATGCCCCCACCACTGCCAGGGCCATCAGGGACCACAAAGGAGCTTGTGGTCTCCAAGGGGCAGCCATGGGGCCCTGGAGTGGATGATTCTCCAGGGCTCAGGGCAGAAGACATTGGTCTTCCTCATGTGCTAGTCCAAGAGAGGCGACGGGGTTGGCCCATCCATCCTCAAGTCGTAAGTTCCACCACGTCAGAGAGAAGCTGAGACCTCCAGATGCTCTGAGTGGGAACTCTACCCACTGGGTGCCCCCATCCCCCGTGTGGGAGATCACTCTAtaggggagcagagggaggggaacaTTGTACCTGGGTCACTGAGGGGAAGCACCCACCCCAGAATCTTCGGGCTGGCTTCCCCAGACACGCAGGCACCCGGGAGCAGCAGCTGCTTGTCCAGAATGGAGCCTGGTGTTTACCTGGGGGAGCTGACAACCCAAACACCACCTGTGCGGGAGTAACCTCAGCAACCTGGAACCACCAGACAGCCGTGCCACCCCGAGGCTCTCCGTGGGCCTTCAGCTCGAGCCTCTGCAACAGAGGCTTTCAGCTCACAGATTGCAAGCAGTCAGGCAGGCAGCTGACCGTGAAATACACTTGATTCAGTCAACTCTTTTCAGAGGGTTTTCAATGACAACTGAAATTGGCCCTTAAAGGATGAAACAGAAATTTTCCTTCGTCCAGAAGAAAACACGTGGAGACTTATGACATAGCACAAACCACATGGAAGCAGTGATTCAAGAGAATTCATAGCTAATAATCTAACAAACGTAAGAGTGTTGCATTTTGCTTTAAAACAGCACTAGAAACTGTGAGAGACGGGAAAGAGCAGCATTAATTTTGACATCATCACTGGCAGCTAGACACCCCAGGTGACTCAGTTCAAAAGGAAAGTGATTTAAATACAGAAGCTCAAAGAGATGGCTGTTTACCTGATGGAGCATTTACTGCTGCTAAACCAGGCCCATCTCCAGGGGTCATTACCTTCCTCAACCACGGCTGTGCCAGTGATCCTGTCAttggaggagggggaaagagtGGGACACCACAGGCATCAGTGGCAATAAGATGATTTAGGCCGGACAGAAGGAAGCCTACACCCCAGTGAAAGCTATGACTCTGGCAGCACCTCAGGCGCGTTTCCAAAAGAAACTAGGCATCACTTGCCTGATAATTTAAAGGTAGCCTGGAGGTGAAGAAACGAATGTACAAACTAGACACCCTCTAAGCTAGGAGCAGAGATGTCTTCTATTGAGGGTCACGGATCCACAGGAAAACGAAATCAATGAAGGGCCTCACACAAATAAAAAGCaacttaatttgttctttttttttaaagattttatttttttcctttttctccccaaagccccccagtacatagttgtatattcttcgttgtgggtccttctagttgtggcatgtgggatgctgcctcagcgtggtttgatgagcagtgccatgtccgcgcccaggatttgaaccaacgaaacactgggccgcctgcagcggagcacgcgaacttaaccactctgccacggggccagccccttaatttgtttttttaagaaatataaaataacccATTCATCTGCTTCCTAGATCAGGAGTGAAGTATATTAAACTGTATCCAATAAGCAATACGACAATCCTTTGATTTTATGGTATTGTCTAGTTATAAAAGAGATTAAAGGAGACAAATGGGAGAGCAATTATGCCTGAAATTACATTTAAAGTCACCATGGATTTCTTTGTTCTAAGCTCTTCCTCTGCACTCCCATCAAATCCAGATCTTTGATCCTTCTGTCCACAGACCTTCTTTGGCTTTTCTGACTCTTATCAAGTGGGCCAAGCAGCTCACCAGGGGAGGTCTTGTCCGGGCTGCCTCTACGGCCACAGGTGTCGAGGGTCTGATGAAATGAGGTGACGGTCACATTTGGCCCTTGATTGGACGTTCTCTACCCTTCACTGAAGTCCATCCAGTTGGCCCGCTCAGAAAAGCCCTTCGTGGCACATTTTAAGGGGCCTAGAGCAGGACTTTCCAATCTGACTGAGTATCAGAATCTCCTAGAAAgcttttgaaaaacactgcttgCTTCCCAGATCACAATCAGCGGATCCGGGTGGGCCTGGATGCTGATAAGAAACACAGCCCTAGATTTTGGTGTGATAGTGGGTTTCTGAACCTCAGCACGGCTGACATTTGGGGGCCGGATAATTCTGTTttagggggctgtcctgtgcattgtaggatggttAGCAtcatccttggcctctactcactagatgccagtagtagcTCTGCTCAGTTGTgacaccaaaaatgtctccagacattgcccagTGTCCTTTGGGGGGCAGAATCAGCCCTGCCTGGGAACCACTGTTTGGCCCTTTCTTGGCCATATATCCTGCACCCCCTGACAAATGACTTGAGCCTGGGCCTCAGTCACTCCATCTGCCTAATGGGCTCAGTAAGCACAGCGCTGTCTGCCCCCTTGACTCAGGCAGCCTTAGCTCCCTGAAGAGCTCCCAGCCTCTTGTGCAGCCCCTTATCCTACTGAAATTTTGGTCTAAGGGTCAGAGAAAGATGTTTGTTTCAGCCCAGAGtcagggtttggggagaagagggcCCCCTCACGCCCACCCCTGCAGTGGCACCTGCCCTCTCCGGGCCAAGCTGCTGTCCCGGGTGCAGGCCCGCTCTCTCCGCTCACAGGCTGTCTCCCTCCTTTGCAGAGAAAAACTGTTCCTACTTCAGACATTTTAACCCAGGTGAGAGCTCGGAGATCTTCGAAGTCACCACTCAGAAAGGTGAGCCCGtggtgggaagggggagggcgAGAAGTGACTTCCGGCACACACTGCTGAGCCAGAAAATCACTTGGCACAAAAACCCCTCTGTGTTCCTGCAGCAACAGCGCTCCCTCACCAGGCGTCCTGGACTTCCACTCTGGGGCTTGGGAGAGTTTGCAAAAGAGATGGCCCCTGGTTTGCAGGCTCCCAAATTGCAGAAAGAATGCATTCTTCCCCAGAGCGCAAGGCAAACTGCTGGGGCAGGAGCCGCGAAAATGGAACAGGAGCTCGAAATCCCCATGATGGTTCCCAGGGCTGGTGGTCAGAGTCTGGGGGGAACTGTCTGATTCCCCCCCTCGCCCGCAAATCACTCCCCGAGAATCAGGAGAACAGGGACGTGGGGGTACGCGGGAGCGGCCCGGAGCACACACAAGGGCCCTGGGGCCTTTTGGGAACCAAGGAGCTCAATACATGCCCAGCGTTGTGAGTCCACGCCCGAATCTGCctgtgcacagacacacatacacacacacactctgatgGATCCTTACACGCCTGTGCACACACTAACACACACTGAGGCATCTTTACACCTATGCTGCACGTGcgggtgcacacacacacacacacacacacagaccctcaCACACATCTTGCTCTGTAACAAGCCACGCTCTGTCCTCCTTCCGGAGGCTGCCTGCCAGTCCCAGGACAGACCATCCCCAGGCCGAGTGCAGCCTTCCACCCTGTCACTCAAGCGAAGGTTTCTGCCCCAGAAAGGTCGCCAGCCAcaggcctcctgcctccttccgAGGCCCTGCCCCTGGGGGAAGAAGTTCAGTTGGTGCCCCAGAAGCCCTGCGAGTTGGAATTGGATCATGTTACCATCCTGGCCCTGCCCGGGTACCCACTGTAGGACTTTGAGTGAGAGATTCAATCTCTGGGGCCCTCTGTTTTCTCATATGTGAAGTGGGAATAATAGTATGTGGCAGTGTCACTCGCCTGGTTGGAGGCACAACCAGCGGTGACCAAAGGTCCAGGGGACGAGGCCATTCTGAGGCGCCGGGGTGCCACCTGCGCCCCTTTGCGTGTCGTAGAGTACAGCATCTCGGCGGCTGCCATCGCCATCTTCAGCCTCGGCTTCGTCATCATGGGGAGCGTCTGCGCGCTCCTGTCCTTCAGGAAGAAGCGAGATTACCTGCTGAGGCCGGCGTCCATGTTCTACGCCTTTGCAGGTAGGATGGGGGCCCCTGCCCAGGCAGCGGGGCGCGGCCGCCCCCTTCTCCGCCTTCCCGGGGTCTGGGCTACGGGGAAATTCCTGGGCTCCCCCCGGGGGGCAAACCTGGACAAGGCCGCAGCACCTCCAGGGGTGGAGGGGCGCGAGATCTTGgcaatttgtccatttttcacAAAGGCTTAATCCCCAAGCCACTAAGAGCAATACTAACtactaacaaaaatgtaaattaatttaaaaaattaattaaattaattaaattaatttaaaaaaaaaaaggaaagaaccacGGGTAACCTTCTGGGGATGCGCGCATTGTGCCGTGGCAGGCAGAGGGCTCGCTTTTGCAGGTTCCCAGTTGGAACCTCAGCCTCGGGGCAGTTTGGCCAggtcccccgccccaccccgtcCCCCTCCCTCCGTGCAGCAGGACCCCCGGCCCTGAGAGTCCCCTCTGCCCTCAGGGCTCTGCATCTTCGTCTCGGTGGAGGTCATGCGCCAGTCGGTGAAGCGCATGATCGACAGCGAGGACACCGTCTGGATCGAGTACTATTACTCCTGGTCCTTCGCCTGCGCCTGCGCCGCCTTTGTCCTCCTCTTCCTCGGCGGCCTGGCCCTGCTGCTCTTCTCCCTGCCGCGAATGCCCCAGCACCCCTGGGAGTCCTGCATGGACGCCGAGCCGGAGCACTagccctcctgctgccccagcgACTCTGGGGGTTTTACCCTCAGGAAGCCGAGCCCAGCTCAGAACATTCTAGAAAGGAGGTGGGAGCTTTACCTCCCCCCTGTTCCCACGACCCCACGACAGCCACAGCTGCTTTCCCCTTTCTGAGCTCCTCTCTGAGCTGCGACGGGCTCCTCCAGAATCCAGCAAGTGGACAAGACCCAGACCTGCCCCcgatgggagggaggcagggccagcaGGTGCGCAGGTGTGTGCAGAGGCCTGACCTGCCACTGGAGCCCCATGTTGTCCTCACTGTGCCGGTTTTATTTGGTAAGCTGGCTCCTCTTGTCCTCTTTTAGCCTCACAGGGACTCCTTACAAGGACACCCTGTGCTCATTCACCAGTTCTGGGtgtgcccctctctcctccttggtGACACGGTACACCCTTTCTGGTGACCTGAACATCCCCTCCTTGGCTTCCAGGAGGCCAGAGAAGCATTTTTAACTGAGTAGAATCTGACTGTGGTTTGAAATAAAAGTTCTTTGAAAACTTGCTTTTTCCTTGCACTGTGCATAGAAGTTGCTTGCATTCCTGACCACAGCTCTGGGGCCCCATGAccccaaaggagaaaagaaagcttgTCCCCTGGGTATGTCTAGGACTTTTGTGGGGGTGATGGGGAACGGGTCCCTTTCACCAACAAGCCTTAGAGGTTCTGAATTCCAACTTGTACCTCTGGGCCTGGATTTTCTTTGGGAGAAACCAGAGACCGTCTGACTAGGCTAGGGTGTTAAAAATAAGGAGGGCTTCTCTCCAGCGCGCCAGCATGCCCGGCATCCAAGTGCTAACACAGCACTAACGTGGCACAGGCATGGTGTCCAGTTTCCGATGCCGGATTTCTGTTGCAAAGAACATTAGGAAGCAGGGCTTAGCGGTCAGACACTTGCAGCCACAGGGAGCACCGTAATTTACACTCTCCTACCTTCCAAACCCACCgcactcagccctggggcaggcAGTCAGACACAGTGGGCAGAGAGGATCACGTGCCCCCTGCCTTGAGTGTGACCACAAGTCCCGTGTGGAGCTCGGTCTTCTGGAGCAGGGCTCAACAAACTATGACCCTGGAGCCAAACCTGGCTGCCACCTGTTGTGTGGCCCGCAAGCGAAGGtggtttttacagttttaaatggttaaaaaaaaaaaaaaaaaaaagaataatatttcatgatgtgaaaattttatgaaattcaagTTTCAGTGTCCGTAAGTGAAGTTTTTTTGGAACTGTCAAAGATAAAGCCACTTGTTGAAGTGGTGAGGACAGAATTGAATCAGTAACATTCTATTGCAATCGGGAAGAGCCCATGATGAACTGAACTTGCCTGTGATGTGGACAGAGGTGATCAGGCATTTTAAAGGGAGACTGAGGCAGTAGGGAGGGGAGTGAGCGAGCCTCTGTGGAGTCAGAGAAGTGAAAGACAAGAAAGAGCAGAAAGGGAGGGGTTGGTCCAGGTGAAACCCATCTGGGTTTGTAACTTATCACAGTTAGGCTCCTGAACTCTCACAGAGGCTGGGGGACGGCACCCCATCTCCAGATGTTGCCTGGAACAATAGTAAATCCTTTTGGCAGCCTTGAGTTTTCCCAGGCAGGCAATTTAAAGGGAGCTGGGGTCATCCTAGGGATGAGCTCTTAGAACCTGTGTTGATTCAAATCTTTATAGGGCAAGGTCTTGTCCAGAAGAGAGCTCCAAGGAGCCTGGCTAGAGTCTGGTCAAGGAGAGAGTCCGTCAGAGCACAGCCACATCCGTGCTGGGGCTAATTTCGTGCTACAACAGCGGAGTTA
It includes:
- the CACNG1 gene encoding voltage-dependent calcium channel gamma-1 subunit; its protein translation is MSQTKALKVRLTLFCILVGIVLAMVAVVTDYWAVLSPHMEHHNATCDAAHFGLWRICTKRIVMSDNKDKSCGPITLPGEKNCSYFRHFNPGESSEIFEVTTQKEYSISAAAIAIFSLGFVIMGSVCALLSFRKKRDYLLRPASMFYAFAGLCIFVSVEVMRQSVKRMIDSEDTVWIEYYYSWSFACACAAFVLLFLGGLALLLFSLPRMPQHPWESCMDAEPEH